CCACCGGCTGGGCATCTGAACACTTGCTTAGAGGCCCCGCGTGCCCTCTGCACATTAGCAGAGGGTCAACCCAAGGCACCTGTGGAGGGCTCTCCAGCAGAGCACACATCTCAAATGGAACTAGCTGACTCCAAAGCTTCCTCGGCAGAGGCAGGGCGAGGCTTTAGCAGGAACTTGGTCCAGACGATGCAACACTGGAGAGAGCACTGCATTCCAGATTCTGAGATTCTACAACAGTTCTTGCAAATGTTCTTGGGTTGGGTTTTTATTTAGTGCAGGGTGGTATTAAAATGTGAGGCTTCATCCTCTGAGCACACCACGAGGACTGGGGTGCGGGAGTAGGAGTCACGGTGGGGGGCTGTGGCAGCTACAGGCACGACCAGCCTGAGATTAAACATTTGTTGTGGTTGATCCACCCTGGGGATAACTTCTGGCCCAGATGCCTCAcggagaggccagggatgccctTTGGATTCTAGTCAGCCTTTCCCTTTTCAAGCACATGCCTTCAAGTTCCTCAACTTTTTCTAGTGTCTGGCACACCCTGGCACAGGGGGAGAGTGGGATTAAAATCTCCGCCTTTGCCGGAGGCACAGTGATGGCTGCTCTCCCAAAGAGGCCAAGCCTTCATGGGTGGAACTGAGGCTGGGTCCTGAGGGCTCTGAAAGGAAAGACCCCAACCCTGTCCCTCTGACCACACGTGCGGCCCATGCCCAGGGTGCCTCGTCCAGCCTGGTGGTGAAGTTTGCTGACACGGAGAAGGAGCGAGGTCTCCGCCGAATGCAGCAGGTGGCCACCCAGCTGGGCATGTTCAGCCCCAtcgccctgcagtttggagcctaCAGCGCCTACACCCAGGCCGTGAGCACTGACCCCTGGTGCTGGGCACAGCCTGTCCCCAGCTCTTCCTGGCCTCCGGgacccacccccatcctccccgTGTCAAGGCCCAGGGTTGGGAGGGGAGCCAGGCCAGGCACAGGGGACCCAGCCCCGctgtcctctcttccccaccccccagctgatGCAGCAGCAGGCAGCCCTGGTAGCGGCTCACAGTGCCTACCTCAGCCCCATGGCCACCATGGCTGCCGTGCAGATGCAGCACATGGCTGCCATCAATGCCAATGGCCTCATCGCCACCCCCATCACCCCATCCTCAGGTAAGGCCCAGGCAAGGCAGGCTGGGCTGGTGTGAATGGGACGAGTCAGATGAACTACCACATGGTGTGGGGGACTGTGGGGGGTGGGACACAGGGTActgctcggggggggggggggaggccatgcttcctcccttctgccctcagACTTGCTGACTGGTTctctgcatttgtgtgtgtgtgtgtgtgtgtgtgtgtgtctgcatctctgctctgctctggcgctccctcctcccccaggaacCAGCACCCCTCCTGCCATGGCCGCCACGCCCGTCTCTGCGATCCCTGCTGCCCTGGGTGTCAACGGCTACAGCCCGGTGCCCACCCAGCCCACCGGGCAGCCTGCCCCCGATGCTCTGTATCCCAACGGGGTTCACCCCTACCCAGGTGGGGGTCTCCGcctgcccacccctctccccagcaaCCATCCAAGCCGCCACTCCCCCTGCCGGCAGACAGCTGTGACACACCTTCCGGCCTCAGGCCTCTGGGTTAGAGGGTGCTTtgtcctgctctgtctccctgggcCGGGATGCTCCCTTCTGTTGCCAGCCAGAGAAGCTGAGGCTTCGGCCAGGGTTGCACAGCCAGtcacagactccaggctctgtgtgttGGCGCGCTCTCCTGTCACACCCGGCCCGTGGCCATCCCCCACtgctgtgccccccccccgccgccccccccccccccccccccccccccccccccccccccccccccccccccccccccccccccccccgtgctctGCACCCCGCCCCACCCTCACAGTGGGTgccaccctccccagcccagagccccgcgGCCCCCGTGGACCCCCTGCAGCAGGCCTACGCGGGGATGCAGCACTACACAGGTGAGGAGCCCCGGGCCCCTGACAGGAGGGACCAAGCGGGATGGGGGCTGGGCTTTGAGGCGACTTGCCAGCCACCCCTTCAGGCTTCCCGACCACGGGTCCCACCTTTAGGGGCAGGGCACCCAGAGTCACAGGCAgcccctttcctgcctcctctcgGCCCTGTCGACCTCACTGGCCTGGGCTATCggggagggagatggggtggCCAGAGCGCACTGGAGGCCAGGGGGATCCCGGGACCCCCATTAGCTCTGTCTGTTTTCCTACCCCAGCAGCCTACCCAGCAGCCTACAGCCTGGTTGCGCCCGCGTTCCCACAGCCTCCCGCCCTGGTCGCCCAGCagcccccccctcctccccagcagcagcagcaacagcagcagcagcagcagcagcaaagggAAGGTGCGGCCTGGGGGGGTCCCCCCGGCTGCCAGCCTTCAGGGATGGAAAGTGCCCTTGTCCTGGGCTGGGGACTCCCTGTTGCCTGCTCCAAGCCTGGCTCTGTCCCCTCGTGTGGGAAGAAAGCGAGTGGGGATGAGGTGTCTGGCACCGCACGTATGCAGGGGGCTGGGACTGGAGGGTCCTTCGGGGCCTGCTTTCCCTGGGGCCAGTCACCaagctcttcctctgtctctgctgctgCCACCTAGGCCCTGACGGCTGCAACATCTTCATCTACCACCTGCCCCAGGAGTTCACGGACTCAGAGATCCTCCAGATGTTTGTCCCCTTTGGCCATGTCATCTCAGCCAAAGTCTTTGTTGACCGGGCTACCAACCAGAGCAAGTGTTTTGGTAAGAATAGGATGATCCCAAACCTGAAATACGGCACGTGTTGGCCACACTCCAGATGAGGACAAGGTCTGAGACGTTGGAAGACGTTTAGGGTCGCGGTGGGCCCAAACTTTGAAACCCAGATTGTCCCAGAGTTGGAAAGAACCATTCCTTACGCCCGTGACATCCCATACCAGCTGCTGTCCGGGCTCAGCCCGTCCTCCAAATGCCACAGCTTCGCCCTTTCTCCTTGAGCACTGGTCACGTTCATGCTCCATGAGGTCTGGAAGAGGCTCAGCAAGTGGAGTTTTTTGCCTTCGAGTCTTTGAAAGGTTGCTTCAGGGGAGAAAGGGCTTTGTCCTCCTTGCTTGAGGGGTCACATAGGGCCAAAAGGGGTGTTTGCAAAAGGCAGGTTCAGAGTTATCCAGGCTAAGGCAGGGGCTGCCCTTCAAAGAGTGCCAGAAAGACTGTCCTAGTGCATGTGACTGGCTGAactgcattcattcactcaacccATCGATCAGCAGCTACCTATcgaatgcctaccatgtgccaggcagctCTCCAGGCATCAGGGATCCCTGGAGGAAGTAGGGTGGTGCCTGGGAACCAAAGAGCAGGTTCTGGCCCTAAGCACAGGCGAGTGAGGTGAGCTTGGGCCGGGCCTTATGCCCCTCTCACCTCAGGCTTTGTGAGTTTCGACAATCCGGCCAGCGCTCAGGCTGCCATCCAGGCCATGAACGGTTTCCAGATTGGCATGAAGCGCCTCAAAGTCCAGCTAAAGCGGCCTAAGGATGCCAACAGGCCCTACTGAGGGCCCCCAGGTGGGTCCTGCTCCCATCCTGTGACCTCTCCAGCTCCCGCACACTGAAGCCAGGGCCCTCACTCGGACTGCCCCACCCCCTATTCCCTCAGCCTCAGGGATGCCcactccccccccgcccctgatGCTGGGCACTTGAAGCAGGGATCTGGTATCACTCCCTCCACTACTGTGTTTCAACCACCTgagttattctctctctctatctctctctctcttacacacacacacacacacacacacacacacactgtgaccCCAGAGGGAGCCAAGTCTGTCTATATCTTTGTCTACTCCCCAGATCTTCCTCAGTATCTGGTCTCGTTTGTCTGGTCAGTGTCCATGTGTTCGTGCGTCTCTCTCTCGTTTTCCTTTGGATCAGAATAGAATTAGGGGAGTAGAGTTGGGTGGGGGGGCAAGGGGGCT
Above is a window of Panthera uncia isolate 11264 chromosome C1 unlocalized genomic scaffold, Puncia_PCG_1.0 HiC_scaffold_4, whole genome shotgun sequence DNA encoding:
- the CELF3 gene encoding CUGBP Elav-like family member 3 isoform X1: MNRPIQVKPADSESRGEDRKLFVGMLGKQQTDEDVRKMFEPFGTIDECTVLRGPDGTSKGCAFVKFQTHAEAQAAINTLHSSRTLPGASSSLVVKFADTEKERGLRRMQQVATQLGMFSPIALQFGAYSAYTQALMQQQAALVAAHSAYLSPMATMAAVQMQHMAAINANGLIATPITPSSGTSTPPAMAATPVSAIPAALGVNGYSPVPTQPTGQPAPDALYPNGVHPYPAQSPAAPVDPLQQAYAGMQHYTAAYPAAYSLVAPAFPQPPALVAQQPPPPPQQQQQQQQQQQQQREGPDGCNIFIYHLPQEFTDSEILQMFVPFGHVISAKVFVDRATNQSKCFGFVSFDNPASAQAAIQAMNGFQIGMKRLKVQLKRPKDANRPY
- the CELF3 gene encoding CUGBP Elav-like family member 3 isoform X2, with protein sequence MKEPDAIKLFVGQIPRHLEEKDLKPIFEQFGRIFELTVIKDKYTGLHKGCAFLTYCARDSALKAQSALHEQKTLPGMNRPIQVKPADSESRGEDRKLFVGMLGKQQTDEDVRKMFEPFGTIDECTVLRGPDGTSKGCAFVKFQTHAEAQAAINTLHSSRTLPGASSSLVVKFADTEKERGLRRMQQVATQLGMFSPIALQFGAYSAYTQALMQQQAALVAAHSAYLSPMATMAAVQMQHMAAINANGLIATPITPSSGTSTPPAMAATPVSAIPAALGVNGYSPVPTQPTGQPAPDALYPNGVHPYPAQSPAAPVDPLQQAYAGMQHYTAAYPAAYSLVAPAFPQPPALVAQQPPPPPQQQQQQQQQQQQQREGPDGCNIFIYHLPQEFTDSEILQMFVPFGHVISAKVFVDRATNQSKCFGFVSFDNPASAQAAIQAMNGFQIGMKRLKVQLKRPKDANRPY